ATTTGGCGTTTATAATAGAAAAGATAAAAGCAAAATATTTATATTTAGCTAAGTAATAAACCGAAACGACAGTGCTTATCACCTGCCCTACGTTTATTATACTTAACGTAATTTGACCAACCAAAGAAAAATAGAACTGCATTTAGGTAACCCAGAAAATGGATGGCTTCCGGTTACATTAAAAGCTACAGATTTTGAATTGGAATTTAACGCTTCAATTATTCCCGAAAGTCCTACTGACAAGCTTTGTAAATCTCTTATTTTAGCACTGAATGGAAACGATACAGAAATATGCTGGAATTTAGAACCTGAATATTATTTCTTTGAACTAAAGCAAAGTAAAAAAGATATTTATCTGACTATTTCTAATAGTGGCGGAGAAACAAATAAACGAAATCCAATTTATGAATTGACTGGAGATTTTGAGTCGGTTATATTACCAATGTATCGTGCTTTAAAGAAGTTCAATACGTTGGAATTTAATAAAAAGGATTGGGTAAAACTTAACCAACTAAAACTAAATAAACTTGCCAACTTAGTAAAAGAAATAAAATCTTTGTAAAACATACCCTTAATAATTATGAGATAAAAAAGACCAAAATTATAGAACCAATAAAAATTCAAAGAATATTGGCTGAAAACTTAGCAGTAATTAATGACACAAAAAATACGCTAAATAAAATAATAAAAATTCCTTTTTTCTCGCTCAACAATCCATACCTTGAAATCTAAATTCTAATTAAAACAACCTCCAAAAAAGAGTTCTTTTTTTGCCTTCTATTTCTTTAAATTTTACAAAAAATAATAAGGTAAAAAGACTACAAAAAGACAAAATACTACAATCTAGTAACTTTTAGAGTTATTGATATCTCAAAATAACCAACCTAAATTTGGGAAGCCATAATTAAATATTACAAATATTTTTGAACTGGTAATTCATCAAACATAAGCCTTCTAAACACGTCATCTTTTATATTAAAATGTATCTTTAGCTTTACGAACTTATATATTTTTTACATGCGAATAGGTATTATTATTGGTAGAATCGGTGGTGTTGATGGTGTAGCTCTAGAAACAGAGAAATGGATTGAGGTATTAAAAAAATTAGGGCATGAAATATTCATAATGTCAGGAGAATTTGAGTCTTGGAATATGGATTATGAACATGATTATCTTTACCCTGCATTATCCTTTTTTTCCGTTGAAGCAGAATGGGGTCAGCGTAAAGCATTTTACGAACCTGATAAAGACCCCACTCCCTTAATAGAACATGTAGAAAGTGCTTCTAATATGGTTTATGAAGCCATGTTATCATGGGTTACAGATAAAAAAATTGAGGCCATACTCTCAGAAAATGCTTCTGCACTACCCTGTCATTTATCTATGGGCGTTGCCATTAAAAAACTGATTCTAAAAACCGGCTTACCTATTGTAACTCACGATCATGATTTTCATTGGGAACGCGGTGAGCGTTATGTTTCAGCTCATCCTGAAATTAACACCTATGTAGATGATAATTTTCCGTTACTACTGCCCAATGTTAAACACGCCGTCATAAATACTTTTGGTGTAGAAACCTTTAAAAACAGATTTAATATTGATGCCACATTGGTGCCTAACGTAATGGATTTTGATCGTGTTTATGGGCTACCAACCAAAGAAAATCAATTCTTCCTTAAAGATTTAGGCATTACACAAGATGAAATTGCCTTATTACAAGTAACCCGTATTGTGCGTCGTAAAGGTATTGAAACCGCAATTTCATTAATTGATAAGCTAGACGACAAAAAGCTTAAACTTGTAATTACGGGTAATAATAATGATGATGAAAATAAAGAATATTATAATGAATTGATAGATCAGATTCATGAATTGAATCTGTCCAGTCAAGTAATCTTTGCCGCACACAAAGTGTTAGACCATAAAGACCTTTCTGATGTTTATGCTCACGGTAGAGCCTGTACTTATTTTAGTACCTATGAAGGTTTCGGAAATGCCTTTGTAGAATGCGTACTTGCTAAAAAACCCATATTTGTAAATAACTACAAACCGGTATACATGCAAGATATTGGCAATAAAGGTTTTGAAACTGTAATGACAGAAGATGGTATACTCACCAACCAAAACGTTCAGCAAATGTCTGACATTATTTATAACCCCAAACGCTGTTTAGAAATTGGCGAATACAACTTTAACCTCGGAAAAAAATACTTTTCTTTTGATGTCTTAGAAGAAAAATTAAACAACCTATTTACATTTTAAAAACTATAAATGATTAAAACGAACACTAAGAAAATCACTACAATATTAAAAAAACTTAAAAACGAAAAAATAAATACTTGGTTTGATCTTGGTTTATTTATTGATAAATTTAAAGAACAAAATTCAACATCAGCATTTAAAGGTGATACTCCTTCTTTTGATGCTCACCTTGAAAAAGGAGGCATTGCTTTTTTAACCTTTTACTTCACCATAGATGGCATAACTGTAGAAACAGAGAAATATGCCAAAACCTTTAAAAAGATTTACCCAAACATCCCTATTCATTTTATTGCTGGAGATATAAAGCAAGAAGCTGATGAATTAATTCCGAAAGATGCCGCTAGAAAAGTAATTCCAGAAATGGAAGCTTTTGATGCTTGGCCATTATATGACGATTTTTTTAGAATAAAAATGGAACGTGGTAGTGCCGCCTACAATAACCTTATTGGTAAATTTTGGAATGAAGTGCTCGTTTTAGTAGAAAAACTAGGTAGCTATATTGAAGAGAATGAAATTTCTATATTGTATTTAATCAATGTATGTTCTAACCCAGGTAATGTTTCATTGGCTTTAGCTACGGTGTTAATTTCAGAATACTTAGGCATACCTGTTATTAATAACAATCACGATTTTTATTGGGAAGGCGGTAATAGAGCCATTGATATTAAAAAGAAAGGCTTAAAAAAAGGTCCACGAGATTTCTTTTTTCACAATGCCCATGTTGGCGAATTTTTCTCAATTATAGAAATGATTTATCCTTGGGAAAGTCGCTCTTGGATGAACGTAAATATTAATAAAATACAGCAAAACCATCTCATTGATATCAATGGTCATAATCCCGCAAATGTTGCCTTATTAGGTACTGCGGTAGATACCAAAATGCATCAAATGAGTAAGCGTGATATTATCAAAGCGTTTATGCAAGTCTCCACCATTTTTGCCAATAAAAAAGAGACCATTACAGTGCATACGGCAGCAAATCACACCGACAGTGAACGCTCTTTAAAACCCATACTTTTAGGTCACAAAACCATAAGAAAATTCGATTTTGTAAACAATAATATCATTTTCTTACAACCTACACGGATCATTAGTAGAAAATCTATCGAACTTAATTTTAAGCTTATCAAACGCTTATTTTCATATGATTCGTTTGCTGAAAAATTTAGTACAAATCCGCAATTAAAATTATCATTAATTGTATCTGGTCCCATTCCACATGGCCAACAGCATTATTATCAAGACTTAAAAAAGGACTTTAATAACTTTCTTAATGACCTTCCTAAAGAATTCAAATCTAGAGTACTTCTCGGTTTTTTATTTAGCGAATTTGATAAAAATGATTTTAAGAAAAAACACAAAAAACCCTTAGATATTGAGCAGCTTTACGATGTTGCTTCTTTAATCTTATTACCCAGCCAAACCGAAGGCAGAGGCTTGCCTATAATAGAAGCTGCCGCTTGTGGTACACCTATATTTTGTAGACAATATGAACCAAGAGAAGTTTATGACGAAGTTATTGGTCGTCATTTAGATAAATCTTTACGTTTAAATGTACTTGAATTTAAAGGTTCTAAGGTGCCTAAAAAACTAGCGGAAAGCATTTCTGATCATGTTTTCTATCCTCAAAATAGAATGGTTGATGTAACGCATAATAGAAGTGTTATAAATAAACGTTACAGCTTAGAAGCGTTACAAAAAAACATAGCCTATATTCTTGGCAGATTGCATTTGCAGTTAGGTGCCATTGATAATGAAGTGAATGAGCAAGTGGTTGATTTGCTAAAGGATTACAAAGAAAAGGTCAATTTTGAAAACGAAGACTTGCATGCTCTACTCAATAAAGAAGCGAGGCATTATTTACCGGGTTACGGAAGGTTGTCTTTTATGACCTATTTAAAATCTTTAATTGATCCCAGTTTTTTTAGAGTGGAAGAACAACTTATAAAGGGAATGGTGATGAATTATGCTCGGATGATGGAAAATGATATTCCTGACCTTGTAAATACAGACTTAAAATTGATTCATAAGTACTATAATGCCATTGATGACATTTTTAAATATGTTGATGGTGAATTTGCCATAAGACATGATCATGCGTTAGCATACAGACATAGAAACAAAAAGAAGTATGCCTATCAAGATTTTACCTATCAAGAAGTTACGGGTTTAGTAAACATGATTTATAGTGATATTTTTAAACCAGAAAACCTACCGGATTTAACCTTGGCTCCGCAATTTTTTGCCGATTGGGAATTGGCTTTATTTCAATTGACCAATAGTAAATATTTAGGTATTGATGATCGAAAGATTTTAACCGAAAAATTAAAAAATAATGTTCCTAAAGGCTATTTTCCGGGACGCTATATAAAACATGAATTAGAATATTTTGTTTTACAACCTATTCGTGCACAACTTAAGCTTAAAATAGAAGAAGAACTTACGGCTGAAGTCCTAAAAGAAAAAGGACAACATTTAGAAAAGGTTTACATTTTTATTCATGAACCAAGAATTACAAAATGGTTTTCTAATGCCAATATTAAAGAGTATTTAGAAAGCGAAAAAGAGCCCGAACTTGGCTTATTATTTAAGACGGGAGTTGTTCAAATTATAGAAACAAAACAATGGTCTGAAGGGGTACACTTTCCTCAAATGGGTGCCAAAGCCATTAAAATATTACGCGACATAAAAGAGGCGAATGGCTTTATTATTACCAATGGCGAATATGCTGCAATGATGACTGACATTATAGAAATTGATCATTTTCATATTGGTAAAGTAATGCATCAAATGACGGCTAAAATTATGGGCATTCCTAAAGATAGTGGTTTCATACAGTTTGTGCCTTCAGCGGTACGCACAACATTAGCATTTCCTACCCCTATTCAAACAGCGAAAGATTTTGATCTCGTTTTAAAAAGTGATTTGTTTCAAACACTTAAAAATAAACTTGGTGAAAAGGAATTGTTTGCTATAATCTCTAAAGATGCTATTGAAAACGGTACGCCAATCAAGAAGTTATTAGAACACATAGAGAACAATTTAAAAGATACGACAACTGTTGAAAAAGTAACATCTTCATTTGCTGGAGGTGTGTATGAAGATGGTTTACCTTGGAGTGGTGTATTGGCGGAAATTGACACCAAAAAACACCAATGGAAATTCGCAGCACATATTGCCAACAAAGAGCCTAAAAACGTACCTTCTCTCGTTAAGGAATATCAAAAGAAAAGTAAAAACCCTCATAAGATTGAATTAGCTTGGAATGGTGGCTATATATTAAATCCTGAATTGGTGGGTAAATTAGGCTTGCCAGAAACGTATATTGGCTCACCGTTAGGCCTTTTAATAATGAACAATAAGGTGTTTTGTCCACCGCTTTTTAATAAACCCGCTTTTATCATCTATAAAAATGGCGATGTAGATATTCGAAAAGTAAATAGTAAGGCTGGTTTTATTGTAAAAGGGAAACAAGAACAATTATTGTTTGCTGCTAGCCAATATAACAAACACAGTGACACAGCACCTTGCTTTTATGATTTATCGTATACAGATGAGACCATAGAAGGTAATGGCAATGTTATTGTAAGAATTGCTGGACATACCGTTAAACAAATTATTGAAACGAAACCTAAAGAAGTAGTACCGATAATTCCAGTAGGTATTACACTCTCCATTCCTTCACAATTGTTTTCAAAAGACATTTTTAAAGAAGGAAAGCCCTTAGATATTCAGTTATTAGAACCTGAAACTAATCCTTATAATTGGGATAAGATATCATATGCCATAGAAGCCGGACCGATGCTAATTGATGGTGGCAAGCAAATTTTAAATATGGAAGATGAAGGTTGGAAAACATCAAACTCTATTAAAACACAAGCGGCACGATTAGACTTTACAGATATGCGTGGGCCTAAAATAGCCGTGGGTATTACCAAAGAAGGTAAATTGATGGTACTTATGGTAAATGGACGTATTAGAGAGTCTGTAGGAGCAACGCATTTTGATATGGTCGATATTCTGTTAAAGTATGGTATGGAAAAAGCCATGGGCTTTGATCCAGGAGGAAGCAGTACTTTGGTTGTTGATGGAGAAATTATGAATATTTCACCTTACAATAAGAATTACGAGGAAGACATTATCTCATTACCACCAGAACCTCGGTTTGTTGCCAATGCCATTATGGGATGGATTGAGGACTAAATGTTGCATATAGAAATAAAATCTGAAATCATATTAATTAAGACTCGCTTTATCAAAAAGCGGGTTTTAATTTTTCTAGATAGTCTTTAGGCTAACTATACTTCAAACAGCATTGCTGTTATTTGTAGTGCATTAAAGCTTAAAATTACGCTAGCGGATTGATTGCAAAAGCAAAATGTAAACCTTAGCAAACCATCAGCCAATTAGCTTATATTTGCCCAACTAAATACACAGATGGCTTCTACTCTACTTTCATCACCTTTACAAGGTTTTACAGACTTCAGGTTTCGTAATGCCTTTAACCATTACTTTGGTGGTATTGATACTTTTTATGCACCTTATATAAGGCTGAATGGAAAGTTAAAAATTAAGCAATCATATCAAAATGATTTAGCACCAGAAAACAACACCACGTTAGAAGTGATTCCGCAAGTAATGACGAACGACCCTGATGAGTTTTTATATGTGATTAAATACGTGCAAAGTTTAGGTTACAAAGAACTAAATTGGAATTTAGGTTGCCCGTATCCTATGGTTACTAAATCTGGAATGGGTTCTGGCTTAATTTGTAATCCTGACAGAATTAATGAAGTTTTACACAAAGCACATAACGAGTCAGATATAGTCGTTTCTATGAAGATGAGAATGGGTTACGAAAACGCTGAAGAAATTCTCGATGCCTTCCCTATTTTAGATAAATATCCACTTAAAAATATTGCCATACATGCAAGAATTGGTAAGCAACTTTACAAAGGCCCTGTAGATTTAGATGCTTTTGAAAAATGCATCAGTAGCACCAAACATAAACTATACTATAACGGAGATATAACGAGTGTTGCTTCATTTAAAGTCATTCAACAACGCTTTCCATCTATAGATCATTTTATGATGGGTCGTGGCTTAATTGCTGATCCTTTTTTACCGAGCATGATAAAAAATAACACCACGGAATATCCAGCAGACCGTTGGTCCATTTTTTCAGAATTTCATGATACTATTTACCAGCAATATGATGAATACTTGTCAGGACCAACGCCCATAAAAATGAAAATGCTTGGTTTTTGGGAATTCTTTTCGCAAGCTACATCAAACCCAAAGAAAACCTACAAAGCCATAAAAAAGGCGACCAACCCTGTTAAATATAGGACAGCCGTTAATCAAATTTTAAATGCTGAAATGAAAATTAAAAAAGATGTTTAATTTTCTTTACAATCTTCATAGATAAATTATAGGGCGGATAACGTAATGGAGCATCAAACCAATTCGCTTTTTTAATAATTGCTTTTTGATGTGAAAAAACATCAAATGATTCTTTTCCGTGGTAGGCTCCAATTCCACTTTGCCCCACACCACCAAATGGCAATCGTTTGTTTGTAATTTGAATTACGGTATCATTAATGGCTCCACCACCAAAACTAAACGTAGTAATTATTCTTTTTTGAAATTTTTTGTTCGTTGAAAAAACATAAGTAGCCAATGGTTTTTCATAATTCCCAATATACTGTTCTATATCTTCAAAGGTTTTATAAGAAATGATGGGTAGTATAGGTCCGAAAATTTCACCAGCCATTATTTTACTGTCTAATTTGGGTTCATTTACTAAGGTTGGTGCTAAAAAATTATCAGCAACATTATGCTTTCCTCCAAAAAGTATCTCTTCACCGTCAAGCATTTCTTTAAGGCGTGTAAAATGCTTTTGGTTGACGATACGTGCAAAATCTGGAGAGGCTTCTACATTTTCTCCATAACACTTGGTGATACTTTGTTCTAATGCTTTAATCAATTTATCTTTTACATTTTCATGCACTAAAATATAATCTGTGGCAATACACGTTTGACCTGCATTTAAAAACTTACCCCACACAATGCGTTTTGCCGCCAATGCTATAGATGCCGTTTCATCTACAATACAAGGATTTTTTCCTCCCAATTCTAAGGTAACTGGGGTTAGATGTTTTGCGGCACTTTCATAAACAATTTGACCTACAGTACTACTTCCTGTAAAAAAGATAGCATCCCATTTTTCGGCTAGCAATTGTTGAGATACTTCTACGCCACCTTCCACAACAGTAACATGACAAGGATCAAAAACAGCGTTGATAATTTCTGAAACAATAGCGGCGGTGTGCGGTGTAACCTCTGAGGGTTTTACCACTGCAGTATTACCCGCGGCTATAGCACCAATTAAAGGAGCAATGGCTAATTGAAAAGGATAGTTCCATGGAGCAATAATGAGTACTGATCCATAAGGTTCTTTGTAAATAAAATCGGAAGATGGCCAATTCATCCAGCTAGAATCAACTCTTTCTGGACGAGCCCATTCATCAATATTTTTAAGTACATGTTTTAATTCAGCCAACACAAATTGCGTTTCTGCCGCCAAGGTTTCGAATCTTGGTTTCTTAAAATCAGCAAATAACGCATCACAAATGTCCTCTTCACGTGTAACAATCTCTTGTCGTAACCGCTTTAGAGCTTTCTTTCTAAATGAAACATCCTTTGTTTGTTGCGTTTTAAAAAAACTTCGCTGTTGTTGTATTATATCTTTGATCATTATAGCTTATCTTCTAATACATCAAAAATAAGACATAAAAAGGTCGAAACCTATGCTATGTATTCAAATATGAAATCTAGACATTAATTAACCTCTAATTCCACCTTATTTGTAGTGGCTGAGCTATCACCAACAAACACTTCAAAAACACCAGCCTCTATAAAAGTCTCACCAACATTATTAAAAATTGATAAATCTTTAGAATTAATTTCAAATTCAACAGTTTGTGATGCTCCTTTTTTCAAAAATATTTTTTGAAAACCTTTTAAAGATTTTAAGGGCGTAGCTACACTAGCTTCTTTGTCGTTTATATACAATTGAACTACCGTTTCACCGTCTAAATTACCTGAATTTGTAACCGTTACACTGACTTTGTTAACGCCATCTTTAGTCATGGTCATTTTTTCCAACTTCGGTGTTGAATAAGTGAAATTTGTATAGCTTAATCCGTAACCAAAAGGATATAAAGCCTCTCCGTTAAAATAACGGTAGGTACGCCCTTTCATGTGATAGTCTTCAAATGGTGGTAAATCATCCACTGATTTGTAAAATGTTACTGGTAATTTACCTGAGGGATTAAAATCTCCAAAAAGAATATCAGCTGTAGCTTCACCTCCACCTTGTCCGGGATACCATACATTTAAAATAGCAGGCAAATTTTCCTGTTCCCAATTAATTGCCATGGCACTACCTGCAGTCAATACAAAAACAACTGGTTTTCCTGTTGCATTCAACTCCTTTAACAACTCATGCTGTACTTTTGGCAATTTTAGATTTGTTCTATCTCCTTTATAAAACCCTTCAATATCTACGGGCATTTCTTCTCCTTCCACTCGTGCTGAAATACCACCCACAAATATAACGGCATCACTTTCATTCACTTTTTGCATCATCTTTTCTTTACCTTGTCTGTGCTCAACATCCCATAATAATTGTAGCGATGCCAACCATGGGTTTGTACATTTATACTCTAAAACAAGATTGTATTTCGTATTCCTTTTAACAAAAAAGGATTGCGGTGTTACTTCTGTTTCATTCTCATCAGTACTTGAAAGTAACTCCTTTCCGTCAATCATTAACTTGTAAGTACCACCACTTTTCAATATATTTAGAGAGACCTCTCCTGTAAAATCAGGTTTTAGAGTTCCCGAATAACGAATTGAAAAATTTCCAGGTTCTAATACATCAACAGGTGCTGCTCCGCCCCAGTCAAAATCAATAATATCTTCCGTTTGTACAACAGCAGGACTTTCTTCCAATTTTGAATTGTTGTAGTATTCTACCTTTATTTTTCCGTGATAACTATCTTTACCAATAACATCAAAAACGGTTTTGTCATCTGCTAGATTTACCCCTTTAAAATAATGCACTTTTGTTTTTTTAGAAACTTTATCCTTCACCGCTTCTAAAATAGTTTTTGAATACGTTGGAGTTCCAAAATAATTCCCTAACACAAAATGACGATCATTGGCATTAGGTCCGATAACAGTGATGGTTTTACTCTTTTTTGAGAGCGGTAAGGTATTATTTTCATTTTTCAGCAGTACCATTGATTCTCGTGCTGTTTTCAACGCCAGTTGCTGATGTGCTTCTGACTCTAATGCATCATCAGAAATATCAGAAAATGGTGTTTGCCCAGCAGGATTTAACATTCCTAATTTAATTTTAGCAATGATTAATCTTCTTAAGGCGATATCTATTTCTTTTTCTGTGATTAAGCCTTTTTCTACAGCTTTTTCTAAATAAGCATACGTATTACCACAATTTAAATCGCAGCCCGCTTTTACCGCTAATGCAGAAGCTTCTTCAGCAGTTGCAACAATATCATGGAATTTGTAAATATCATATACAGCACCACAATCAGATACCACATACCCTTTAAAGCCCCATTTATCTCTTAAAATATCATTGAGCAACAATGTACTTGCAGTAGCTGAAGAACCCAAATATCGATTATAAGCTGACATCACTGAAAAGGCCTTACCTTCAACAACGGTGGCTTCAAAAGCAGGTAAATAAGTCTCCCATAAATCCTTTTTGTCTGTATACGCATTAAAACTATGTCTGTTATGTTCAGGACCGCTATGTACTGCAAAATGTTTAGGTGTAGCAATAACTTTAAAATAGTCAGGATGGTCACCTTGTAATCCTGTTACAAAAGCAACGCCCATCCGTGAAGTCAAATAAGGATCTTCTCCATACGTTTCTTGACCACGCCCCCATCTTGGATCTCTAAAAATATTGATATTTGGAGTCCACATGGTCAATCCTTGATACCGATTGTGTTGTCCCAATTTAATACTATGATTGTATTTAGCTCTCGCTTCTGTACTGATAACACTGGCCACTTCATTAATTAACGGTGCGTTAAAAGTGGAGGCCATACCTATAGCTTGCGGAAAAGAAGTAGCGTTACCTGCCCTAGCTACACCATGTAAACATTCGTTCCACCAGTTATAATTTGGAATTCCCAATTTCTCAATTGCTGGAGCTACATCTTGCATTTGTGCAATTTTTTCTGATAACGTCAATCGCTGTAATAAGTCGTCTGCTCTAACTTGGGCATCTAAAGTAGCATCTTGAAAAGGGTAATCAGCTTGTTGACCTGTAACTACTGTT
The nucleotide sequence above comes from Aureibaculum algae. Encoded proteins:
- a CDS encoding phosphodiester glycosidase family protein; amino-acid sequence: MIKTNTKKITTILKKLKNEKINTWFDLGLFIDKFKEQNSTSAFKGDTPSFDAHLEKGGIAFLTFYFTIDGITVETEKYAKTFKKIYPNIPIHFIAGDIKQEADELIPKDAARKVIPEMEAFDAWPLYDDFFRIKMERGSAAYNNLIGKFWNEVLVLVEKLGSYIEENEISILYLINVCSNPGNVSLALATVLISEYLGIPVINNNHDFYWEGGNRAIDIKKKGLKKGPRDFFFHNAHVGEFFSIIEMIYPWESRSWMNVNINKIQQNHLIDINGHNPANVALLGTAVDTKMHQMSKRDIIKAFMQVSTIFANKKETITVHTAANHTDSERSLKPILLGHKTIRKFDFVNNNIIFLQPTRIISRKSIELNFKLIKRLFSYDSFAEKFSTNPQLKLSLIVSGPIPHGQQHYYQDLKKDFNNFLNDLPKEFKSRVLLGFLFSEFDKNDFKKKHKKPLDIEQLYDVASLILLPSQTEGRGLPIIEAAACGTPIFCRQYEPREVYDEVIGRHLDKSLRLNVLEFKGSKVPKKLAESISDHVFYPQNRMVDVTHNRSVINKRYSLEALQKNIAYILGRLHLQLGAIDNEVNEQVVDLLKDYKEKVNFENEDLHALLNKEARHYLPGYGRLSFMTYLKSLIDPSFFRVEEQLIKGMVMNYARMMENDIPDLVNTDLKLIHKYYNAIDDIFKYVDGEFAIRHDHALAYRHRNKKKYAYQDFTYQEVTGLVNMIYSDIFKPENLPDLTLAPQFFADWELALFQLTNSKYLGIDDRKILTEKLKNNVPKGYFPGRYIKHELEYFVLQPIRAQLKLKIEEELTAEVLKEKGQHLEKVYIFIHEPRITKWFSNANIKEYLESEKEPELGLLFKTGVVQIIETKQWSEGVHFPQMGAKAIKILRDIKEANGFIITNGEYAAMMTDIIEIDHFHIGKVMHQMTAKIMGIPKDSGFIQFVPSAVRTTLAFPTPIQTAKDFDLVLKSDLFQTLKNKLGEKELFAIISKDAIENGTPIKKLLEHIENNLKDTTTVEKVTSSFAGGVYEDGLPWSGVLAEIDTKKHQWKFAAHIANKEPKNVPSLVKEYQKKSKNPHKIELAWNGGYILNPELVGKLGLPETYIGSPLGLLIMNNKVFCPPLFNKPAFIIYKNGDVDIRKVNSKAGFIVKGKQEQLLFAASQYNKHSDTAPCFYDLSYTDETIEGNGNVIVRIAGHTVKQIIETKPKEVVPIIPVGITLSIPSQLFSKDIFKEGKPLDIQLLEPETNPYNWDKISYAIEAGPMLIDGGKQILNMEDEGWKTSNSIKTQAARLDFTDMRGPKIAVGITKEGKLMVLMVNGRIRESVGATHFDMVDILLKYGMEKAMGFDPGGSSTLVVDGEIMNISPYNKNYEEDIISLPPEPRFVANAIMGWIED
- a CDS encoding aldehyde dehydrogenase, whose product is MIKDIIQQQRSFFKTQQTKDVSFRKKALKRLRQEIVTREEDICDALFADFKKPRFETLAAETQFVLAELKHVLKNIDEWARPERVDSSWMNWPSSDFIYKEPYGSVLIIAPWNYPFQLAIAPLIGAIAAGNTAVVKPSEVTPHTAAIVSEIINAVFDPCHVTVVEGGVEVSQQLLAEKWDAIFFTGSSTVGQIVYESAAKHLTPVTLELGGKNPCIVDETASIALAAKRIVWGKFLNAGQTCIATDYILVHENVKDKLIKALEQSITKCYGENVEASPDFARIVNQKHFTRLKEMLDGEEILFGGKHNVADNFLAPTLVNEPKLDSKIMAGEIFGPILPIISYKTFEDIEQYIGNYEKPLATYVFSTNKKFQKRIITTFSFGGGAINDTVIQITNKRLPFGGVGQSGIGAYHGKESFDVFSHQKAIIKKANWFDAPLRYPPYNLSMKIVKKIKHLF
- a CDS encoding tRNA dihydrouridine synthase translates to MASTLLSSPLQGFTDFRFRNAFNHYFGGIDTFYAPYIRLNGKLKIKQSYQNDLAPENNTTLEVIPQVMTNDPDEFLYVIKYVQSLGYKELNWNLGCPYPMVTKSGMGSGLICNPDRINEVLHKAHNESDIVVSMKMRMGYENAEEILDAFPILDKYPLKNIAIHARIGKQLYKGPVDLDAFEKCISSTKHKLYYNGDITSVASFKVIQQRFPSIDHFMMGRGLIADPFLPSMIKNNTTEYPADRWSIFSEFHDTIYQQYDEYLSGPTPIKMKMLGFWEFFSQATSNPKKTYKAIKKATNPVKYRTAVNQILNAEMKIKKDV
- a CDS encoding glycoside hydrolase family 3 C-terminal domain-containing protein, with the translated sequence MKNIVLFLLAFIPTVVTGQQADYPFQDATLDAQVRADDLLQRLTLSEKIAQMQDVAPAIEKLGIPNYNWWNECLHGVARAGNATSFPQAIGMASTFNAPLINEVASVISTEARAKYNHSIKLGQHNRYQGLTMWTPNINIFRDPRWGRGQETYGEDPYLTSRMGVAFVTGLQGDHPDYFKVIATPKHFAVHSGPEHNRHSFNAYTDKKDLWETYLPAFEATVVEGKAFSVMSAYNRYLGSSATASTLLLNDILRDKWGFKGYVVSDCGAVYDIYKFHDIVATAEEASALAVKAGCDLNCGNTYAYLEKAVEKGLITEKEIDIALRRLIIAKIKLGMLNPAGQTPFSDISDDALESEAHQQLALKTARESMVLLKNENNTLPLSKKSKTITVIGPNANDRHFVLGNYFGTPTYSKTILEAVKDKVSKKTKVHYFKGVNLADDKTVFDVIGKDSYHGKIKVEYYNNSKLEESPAVVQTEDIIDFDWGGAAPVDVLEPGNFSIRYSGTLKPDFTGEVSLNILKSGGTYKLMIDGKELLSSTDENETEVTPQSFFVKRNTKYNLVLEYKCTNPWLASLQLLWDVEHRQGKEKMMQKVNESDAVIFVGGISARVEGEEMPVDIEGFYKGDRTNLKLPKVQHELLKELNATGKPVVFVLTAGSAMAINWEQENLPAILNVWYPGQGGGEATADILFGDFNPSGKLPVTFYKSVDDLPPFEDYHMKGRTYRYFNGEALYPFGYGLSYTNFTYSTPKLEKMTMTKDGVNKVSVTVTNSGNLDGETVVQLYINDKEASVATPLKSLKGFQKIFLKKGASQTVEFEINSKDLSIFNNVGETFIEAGVFEVFVGDSSATTNKVELEVN
- a CDS encoding glycosyltransferase, with the translated sequence MRIGIIIGRIGGVDGVALETEKWIEVLKKLGHEIFIMSGEFESWNMDYEHDYLYPALSFFSVEAEWGQRKAFYEPDKDPTPLIEHVESASNMVYEAMLSWVTDKKIEAILSENASALPCHLSMGVAIKKLILKTGLPIVTHDHDFHWERGERYVSAHPEINTYVDDNFPLLLPNVKHAVINTFGVETFKNRFNIDATLVPNVMDFDRVYGLPTKENQFFLKDLGITQDEIALLQVTRIVRRKGIETAISLIDKLDDKKLKLVITGNNNDDENKEYYNELIDQIHELNLSSQVIFAAHKVLDHKDLSDVYAHGRACTYFSTYEGFGNAFVECVLAKKPIFVNNYKPVYMQDIGNKGFETVMTEDGILTNQNVQQMSDIIYNPKRCLEIGEYNFNLGKKYFSFDVLEEKLNNLFTF